A genomic stretch from Lysobacter ciconiae includes:
- a CDS encoding cytochrome c codes for MDNPQRETPYGDHKPHGNGAKYIILVLVGLAIGVLATVMLLRALEGRKTWQDHFPGAAMHMMEAHAAQLGGKIKANRCSAPDSQPHIKALRTVSDDLEPAFPGLADDARFAGHAGDLRATLDAALASPAEGCESLAATTKKIGENCKACHQDFR; via the coding sequence ATGGACAACCCCCAGCGCGAGACCCCGTACGGCGACCACAAGCCCCATGGCAACGGCGCCAAGTACATCATCCTGGTGCTGGTCGGCCTGGCCATCGGTGTACTGGCGACGGTGATGCTGCTGCGCGCGCTGGAAGGCCGCAAGACCTGGCAGGACCACTTCCCGGGCGCCGCCATGCACATGATGGAGGCCCATGCCGCGCAGTTGGGCGGGAAGATCAAGGCCAACCGCTGCAGCGCGCCCGACTCCCAGCCGCACATCAAGGCGCTGCGCACCGTCAGCGACGACCTTGAGCCCGCCTTCCCGGGCCTTGCCGATGACGCGCGCTTCGCGGGCCACGCCGGCGATCTGCGCGCCACCCTGGATGCCGCGCTCGCCAGTCCGGCCGAAGGATGCGAGAGCCTCGCCGCGACCACAAAAAAGATCGGCGAAAACTGCAAGGCATGCCACCAGGACTTCCGCTGA
- a CDS encoding tRNA threonylcarbamoyladenosine dehydratase yields the protein MENHPLDPVLLERFGGIDRLYGTGALARFSQSRVAVVGMGGVGSWVVEALVRSGVGRLVLIDADDICVSNSNRQLPAHEGQFGRPKVVAMAERCRSINPLIEVEAVESFLTAANVGELLDRDFDLVLDACDSFRSKVELIAWCRRRKLPLVVCGSAGGRLDPTQIRVRDMSRTEHDAMLALIRKKLRAEFNFPRSPQRYFSVPAVYSLENVKYPQVDGTVCGVRPKVAGEASLKLDCGAGLGAATHVTGAFAFAMVSRALELLLKGRATV from the coding sequence ATGGAAAACCACCCCCTGGACCCTGTCCTGCTGGAGCGATTCGGCGGTATTGATCGGCTGTACGGCACCGGCGCGCTTGCCCGTTTCAGCCAGTCGCGCGTGGCTGTCGTCGGCATGGGAGGCGTGGGCTCCTGGGTCGTCGAGGCGCTGGTGCGCAGCGGCGTCGGCCGGTTGGTGTTGATCGATGCCGATGACATCTGCGTGTCCAACTCCAACCGGCAGCTGCCTGCGCACGAGGGCCAGTTTGGGCGGCCCAAGGTGGTGGCCATGGCGGAGCGGTGCCGGAGCATCAACCCGTTGATCGAGGTGGAGGCGGTAGAGAGTTTCCTGACCGCGGCGAACGTGGGTGAGCTGCTGGACCGTGACTTCGACCTGGTGCTGGATGCCTGTGACAGCTTCCGCAGCAAGGTGGAACTGATCGCCTGGTGCCGGCGCCGGAAGCTGCCGTTGGTGGTCTGCGGTTCGGCCGGCGGGCGGCTGGATCCGACCCAGATCCGCGTACGTGACATGTCGCGTACCGAGCATGACGCGATGCTGGCGCTGATCCGCAAGAAGCTGCGCGCCGAGTTCAATTTTCCGCGCAGCCCGCAGCGCTACTTCAGCGTGCCGGCGGTGTACTCGCTGGAAAACGTGAAGTACCCGCAGGTCGATGGCACGGTCTGCGGTGTGCGTCCGAAAGTGGCGGGCGAAGCGTCGCTGAAACTTGATTGCGGCGCGGGTCTGGGCGCGGCGACGCACGTCACCGGGGCGTTTGCGTTCGCGATGGTGAGCAGGGCGCTGGAGCTGCTGTTGAAGGGGCGGGCTACGGTCTAG